From Cellvibrio zantedeschiae, the proteins below share one genomic window:
- a CDS encoding glycoside hydrolase family 97 protein, translating to MKKRCLGVTCLLLVSCAKNTPQDISSPDKHLQVHLSQSEQGSLQYSVLRDGKPIVKTSALGLELTDADFTKGLTIKNTSPVKAVSDDYEMMVGKKHKIHYQANEQTISLKNAAGQDINVTFRLSNDGVAFRYQVPNPGKKHLQFKNETTSFSFAENAKAWMQPMSVAQTGWSNTNPSYEEPYVMDTPVGTVSPSPAGWVFPALYKTDDTWVAITEVNMDGSFHASRLQAESTKGEYKIGLPMAAEVFTGGNLLAESHSDLISPWRVLAIGNLPTVMESTLGTDLADKAIPFDKKYIQPGHASWSWAILKDDFTVFDVQKKFIDYAVDMKWDYTLIDADWDKKIGYEKMKELVDYAKTKNIGIILWYNSSGDWNQTPYSPKSKLITHEQRVKEFALLREMGVKGLKIDFFGGDGRSMIAYYIDILKDAAAEGLLINFHGATLPRGWQRTYPNLMTMEAIKGFEFATFTQANQDAVPTHAAMAPFARNLFDPMDFTPMAFGDIPNIKRATRNGFELAESVLFISGIQHFAEIPEGMATAPDYVKAFLQDLPRSWEEVKFLDGVPGKHVVIARKSGDTWYVAGLNGDGADENLTLDLSFIGNKKGTLITDGATEREFSQSEIASDKATVLNIKSHGGFVAVFK from the coding sequence ATGAAAAAACGTTGCTTAGGCGTGACCTGCTTGCTGCTGGTGTCTTGCGCCAAAAATACTCCGCAGGACATATCGAGCCCGGATAAACACCTTCAGGTTCATTTGAGCCAATCAGAGCAGGGCAGTTTGCAGTACAGCGTACTGCGCGATGGAAAACCTATCGTAAAAACCTCTGCGCTCGGGTTGGAGCTGACCGATGCAGATTTCACCAAAGGCTTGACCATCAAAAACACATCGCCTGTTAAAGCCGTAAGCGATGATTACGAAATGATGGTCGGTAAAAAGCACAAAATTCATTACCAGGCGAATGAACAAACCATCAGCCTTAAAAATGCGGCAGGGCAGGACATTAATGTGACCTTCCGCCTCTCTAACGATGGTGTAGCCTTCCGCTACCAGGTGCCGAACCCGGGCAAAAAACATTTGCAGTTTAAAAACGAAACCACCAGCTTCAGCTTTGCTGAAAACGCCAAAGCCTGGATGCAACCTATGTCGGTGGCGCAAACGGGATGGAGCAACACCAATCCTTCCTATGAAGAACCTTATGTGATGGATACTCCTGTCGGCACAGTCTCACCGAGTCCCGCCGGTTGGGTTTTCCCTGCACTTTATAAAACCGATGACACCTGGGTAGCAATTACCGAAGTTAATATGGATGGCAGTTTCCACGCGTCGCGTTTGCAAGCTGAATCCACCAAAGGCGAATACAAAATCGGTTTGCCTATGGCGGCCGAAGTTTTCACTGGTGGTAATTTGCTTGCAGAAAGTCACAGCGATTTAATTTCACCCTGGCGTGTATTGGCAATTGGAAATTTACCAACGGTGATGGAGTCTACGTTGGGAACGGATTTAGCGGACAAAGCGATTCCGTTCGATAAAAAATATATTCAACCCGGTCATGCGTCCTGGAGCTGGGCGATATTGAAAGACGACTTCACCGTATTTGATGTACAGAAAAAATTTATCGATTACGCGGTAGACATGAAATGGGATTACACGCTAATTGATGCAGATTGGGATAAAAAAATCGGCTACGAAAAAATGAAAGAATTAGTCGATTACGCCAAGACTAAAAATATCGGCATTATCTTGTGGTACAACTCGTCAGGCGATTGGAACCAAACGCCTTACAGCCCAAAAAGTAAATTGATAACACACGAGCAACGCGTAAAAGAATTCGCTTTGTTGCGTGAAATGGGCGTGAAAGGTTTGAAGATTGATTTCTTCGGCGGTGATGGTCGCTCCATGATTGCTTACTACATCGACATTTTGAAAGATGCAGCGGCAGAAGGTTTGTTAATTAATTTCCACGGCGCAACCTTACCGCGTGGTTGGCAGCGTACCTATCCAAACCTGATGACCATGGAAGCCATTAAAGGGTTTGAATTTGCTACCTTTACCCAGGCCAATCAGGATGCGGTTCCAACTCATGCTGCTATGGCACCTTTTGCACGCAACCTGTTTGATCCAATGGATTTCACGCCCATGGCGTTTGGTGATATTCCTAATATCAAGCGCGCGACTCGCAATGGTTTTGAATTGGCAGAGTCGGTGCTGTTTATTTCTGGTATCCAACACTTTGCGGAAATTCCAGAAGGCATGGCAACCGCACCGGATTATGTAAAAGCTTTCTTGCAAGATTTACCGCGCTCATGGGAAGAGGTTAAGTTCTTGGATGGCGTTCCCGGCAAGCATGTTGTGATTGCACGTAAATCGGGTGACACCTGGTATGTTGCAGGTTTGAATGGCGATGGTGCTGACGAGAACCTCACGCTGGATTTAAGTTTTATCGGCAACAAAAAAGGCACGCTCATTACCGACGGTGCAACCGAGCGCGAATTTTCGCAAAGTGAAATTGCGAGCGATAAAGCCACGGTGCTTAACATCAAATCGCACGGCGGATTTGTTGCGGTGTTTAAATAA
- a CDS encoding aldose epimerase family protein, with the protein MNFKRLALALCVTAACAQPTFAAETAAAAASQKPAAVKAVAQLSVTEAPFGKLPSGESTTLFTLTNANGVVVKATNYGGVITSMITPDKSGNMADIVLGFDNIDGYLKNKSYYGALIGRYGNRIGKAQFAIDGKTYNLDKNDSANHLHGGSKGFWAVLWDAKSFKTANSVGITLTHTSPDGDQGYPGNLKATVVYELTNNNEFTITYGATTDKPTHVNMTQHPYFNMVGKGSILNQELYINGSKYTPVDSGLIPTGELAPVAGTPFDFTKAHTIGQMIGQTNEQLKNGGGYDHNWVLNKKTADEWGLDARFSDPVSGRTLEVYSDEPGIQFYSGNFLEGKVEGKGVKFEYRGAICLEPQHYPDTPNKPKFPSTLLKPGEEYKSKIGFKFVAK; encoded by the coding sequence ATGAATTTTAAACGACTGGCCTTGGCGCTTTGTGTTACAGCAGCTTGCGCACAACCCACTTTCGCCGCTGAAACCGCTGCAGCTGCCGCTTCACAAAAACCAGCGGCAGTTAAAGCAGTAGCGCAATTAAGTGTTACTGAAGCTCCTTTTGGAAAATTGCCTTCTGGTGAATCAACTACTTTGTTCACCTTGACTAACGCAAATGGCGTAGTGGTTAAAGCAACTAACTATGGCGGCGTTATTACCTCCATGATCACGCCAGATAAAAGCGGCAATATGGCTGATATCGTTTTAGGTTTCGACAATATCGATGGCTATTTGAAAAATAAATCCTATTACGGTGCATTGATCGGTCGTTACGGAAACCGTATTGGCAAGGCGCAATTTGCAATTGATGGTAAAACTTACAATCTCGACAAAAACGACAGCGCCAATCATTTGCACGGTGGCAGCAAAGGTTTCTGGGCTGTGTTGTGGGATGCAAAATCTTTCAAAACTGCAAATTCTGTTGGCATCACTTTAACGCACACCAGTCCAGATGGTGACCAAGGTTATCCTGGTAATTTGAAAGCTACGGTTGTTTACGAGTTGACGAACAACAACGAATTCACCATCACTTACGGCGCAACAACTGATAAACCAACGCACGTTAATATGACCCAACACCCTTATTTCAACATGGTGGGCAAGGGCAGTATCTTGAATCAAGAGTTGTACATTAACGGGAGCAAATATACGCCTGTTGATAGCGGTTTGATTCCAACCGGCGAGTTGGCTCCCGTTGCAGGCACTCCGTTTGATTTCACTAAAGCTCACACAATTGGTCAAATGATTGGTCAAACGAACGAGCAATTGAAAAACGGTGGTGGTTACGATCACAACTGGGTGCTGAATAAGAAAACCGCTGACGAGTGGGGCTTGGATGCACGCTTCTCTGATCCAGTGTCAGGCCGTACTTTGGAAGTTTATTCTGATGAGCCAGGCATTCAATTTTACAGTGGTAACTTCCTGGAAGGAAAAGTGGAAGGCAAGGGCGTGAAGTTTGAATATCGCGGTGCAATTTGTTTAGAGCCGCAACACTATCCTGATACTCCGAACAAACCAAAGTTCCCAAGTACTTTGCTTAAACCAGGTGAAGAGTACAAGAGCAAAATTGGCTTCAAATTTGTAGCCAAATAA
- a CDS encoding HEAT repeat domain-containing protein: protein MSTPPKIGSIKPLVAAAFAGALLAFSAQLFIADDSDQTQKILVMENRIRALEALLDQKDQQLKNTNWLSLQSRSTTNSNGVAAKLARTANSDLSSSLDENAQYGTAVAIDSGQMLKNLGTRSIDDPRSFTEKVSDLLAQDASQEKVAIVSKGIFDMANDRENLPDYALQSLYTKQSDPDVKRVIAQVLSQRGNNALMENHLSDARTQLKSDDPTARQHALQNLAKTHYVNAVSVIAPMLHDADINVRLDALLAMRATGNQSHLALVEKLVNDPDPNISSLAIDVAGHLRNLSDSARTTLSSADIAAELPIIPHP, encoded by the coding sequence ATGTCCACTCCTCCTAAAATCGGTTCGATAAAACCGCTCGTTGCGGCTGCTTTTGCTGGCGCTTTGCTCGCATTTTCCGCACAGCTTTTTATCGCCGACGATTCAGACCAAACCCAGAAAATCCTCGTTATGGAAAACAGGATACGCGCGCTGGAAGCCTTGCTAGACCAAAAAGATCAACAATTAAAAAATACTAACTGGCTATCGCTGCAAAGCCGCAGTACAACTAATTCCAATGGTGTAGCTGCAAAATTGGCTCGTACGGCGAATTCGGATTTGTCTTCGTCGCTCGATGAGAATGCGCAATACGGGACTGCAGTTGCCATAGATTCCGGCCAAATGCTAAAAAATTTGGGGACTCGCTCTATAGATGATCCGCGTTCGTTTACCGAAAAGGTCAGTGATTTGCTCGCGCAAGACGCGTCACAAGAAAAAGTCGCGATTGTGAGTAAAGGCATTTTTGATATGGCGAATGATCGCGAAAATTTGCCCGATTACGCCCTGCAATCGCTTTATACCAAGCAGTCCGACCCGGATGTAAAGCGGGTTATCGCACAAGTTTTGTCGCAACGCGGCAATAACGCGCTTATGGAAAATCATCTTTCCGATGCGCGCACGCAGTTAAAAAGCGACGACCCAACGGCTCGCCAACATGCATTGCAAAATCTCGCCAAAACCCATTACGTGAATGCCGTTAGCGTGATTGCGCCTATGTTGCACGATGCGGATATCAACGTGCGCCTGGATGCACTCTTAGCCATGCGTGCCACGGGCAACCAATCACATCTTGCGCTGGTGGAAAAACTGGTAAATGATCCTGACCCTAATATCAGTTCGCTCGCCATAGATGTTGCCGGTCACTTACGTAACCTGAGTGATAGTGCAAGGACTACGCTGTCCAGTGCCGATATAGCGGCAGAGCTGCCGATAATTCCCCATCCTTGA
- a CDS encoding MFS transporter — protein MSANKQDLTIDQSMDNNMSNSSPKGGSLILSIVYITALFFIWAFVTNLIDPLVKSMKVIYTLTDAEAQLNQFAFFIAYGIMSIPSAAYLAKKGYTKSIILGLIGIIAGCLIAWATTFSHSFVTVLLGLFVAASGITLLQVAANPLIASMGDQKGAAFRLNLSQSFNSLGAFVGGWFGAKYLLDGPLFHKDVVVTQDLLDTGLSFVTNVYFLIAVVLAVFTIAVFLVRNTIAIHAPKMAAHTESPFSALKSKWANLGALGIFLYVGAEVCVISGMIFFLEQKEILNVPAQTAGYVAPYFMLLAMVGRFAGSALLRYLSATNMLAFVAFGATALCTFVICTYNLPATPLGGTFTFHGYDAPITMGFLPAIAAIFIGLFNSIMFPTIFTLTLERSTAPASATSGLMCMAICGGGFISVAYGFAVDMLLAHFPVGARSIAFVVPLVCYLYVLWFAFAAKKAPTHAIEEGVLSAH, from the coding sequence ATGTCCGCTAATAAACAAGACCTCACTATCGATCAATCAATGGATAACAACATGTCTAATTCTTCACCTAAAGGCGGCAGCTTAATTCTGTCGATTGTTTACATCACCGCACTATTTTTTATCTGGGCGTTTGTAACCAACCTGATCGACCCACTCGTCAAAAGTATGAAGGTGATTTACACCCTTACTGACGCGGAGGCACAGCTCAACCAATTCGCGTTCTTTATTGCTTACGGCATTATGTCGATTCCGTCAGCCGCTTATCTGGCGAAAAAGGGTTACACCAAATCAATTATTTTAGGTTTGATCGGCATTATCGCTGGCTGCCTGATTGCCTGGGCAACCACCTTCTCACACAGCTTCGTCACCGTATTGCTCGGTTTGTTTGTGGCAGCATCGGGTATCACTCTCTTGCAAGTAGCCGCTAACCCGCTGATTGCTTCTATGGGCGATCAAAAAGGTGCAGCCTTCCGCTTGAACCTTTCACAATCATTCAACTCATTGGGTGCTTTTGTGGGTGGATGGTTCGGCGCTAAATATTTGCTTGATGGTCCTTTGTTCCATAAAGATGTTGTTGTAACGCAAGACTTGCTAGATACCGGTTTGTCATTCGTAACCAACGTTTATTTCCTGATTGCTGTTGTACTCGCGGTATTCACTATTGCTGTATTCCTGGTGCGCAATACCATTGCTATACACGCGCCTAAAATGGCCGCTCACACAGAGTCACCATTCTCCGCATTGAAATCCAAATGGGCCAACCTGGGTGCCTTGGGCATTTTCCTGTACGTTGGTGCAGAAGTTTGCGTAATTTCAGGCATGATTTTCTTCCTGGAACAAAAAGAAATTCTTAACGTACCGGCGCAAACCGCTGGCTATGTAGCACCTTATTTCATGTTGTTAGCCATGGTTGGCCGCTTTGCTGGTTCAGCTTTATTACGCTACCTGAGCGCTACCAATATGCTGGCATTCGTAGCCTTTGGCGCAACAGCTTTGTGTACCTTCGTAATCTGCACCTATAACTTGCCAGCAACTCCACTGGGCGGCACCTTCACGTTCCACGGTTACGATGCTCCAATCACCATGGGCTTCTTGCCGGCTATTGCAGCAATCTTCATTGGCTTGTTTAACTCCATCATGTTCCCCACTATCTTCACTTTGACCTTGGAGCGCTCTACTGCGCCAGCATCTGCAACTTCGGGTCTGATGTGTATGGCGATCTGCGGCGGTGGCTTTATCTCCGTAGCCTACGGCTTTGCAGTGGATATGTTGTTGGCGCACTTCCCGGTAGGCGCTCGCTCCATCGCCTTCGTAGTACCGCTGGTTTGCTACCTCTATGTATTGTGGTTCGCATTTGCAGCCAAGAAAGCACCAACCCATGCGATTGAAGAAGGTGTGTTAAGCGCGCACTAA
- a CDS encoding glycoside hydrolase family 127 protein, translated as MKKIILFASCVLAMQSPISSAAELFPLNDVRLNASPFLDAQNTDLHYLMALEPDKLLAPFLREAGLPLKQESYGNWESSGLDGHVGGHYLTALALMYASTGDAEILRRLNYFVAELKRAQDNNGDGYIGGIPGGKDAFNQIAQGKMQADNFSVNGKWVPWYNLHKTFAGLRDAYKYAGNQDAKHMLIRLSDWALTLTNHLSDEQMQAMMRSEHGGMNEVFADVYAITGDQKYLKLAERFSHQAILNPLKQDQDKLTGLHANTQIPKVIGFKRIGDLTGKKDWQEAAQFFWQTVHDHRTVAIGGNSVKEHFHDDKDFSSMISEVEGPETCNTYNMLKLTEMLFLTDSKVSYADYYERALYNHILGSQRPDTGGFVYFTPMRPNHYRVYSQVDKAMWCCVGSGIESHAKYGEFIYAHDGDSLYVNLFIPSTLNWREKNVQLVQNTIFPDEESSHITIKSNKKFTLKIRYPQWVGKDELKITINKKPVAISAQPGEYVSLNRSWRKGDKIDVTLPMKTQLEQMPDQSNYYALLHGPIVLAAKTNPFPNEKVSFIADDSRMGHIAQGQLCPLEAAPLFVSDSTDFMAKIKPVAGKSLTFTAPDVVKGPNSASLEFVPFFRLHDSRYSLYLPYSTPENLVSLQAETARKEAERIALDAITVDQVAPGEQQPESDHFFKADRTDTGISNGMRWRNTKAWMSYELTDKKLEAKTLRLSFSKADAGNEFDVFINDKLIKTIKLAADATQDIYTRDCAIPESLVRASKGKLIVKFVAREGSKAGSIYGLRLLKK; from the coding sequence ATGAAAAAAATAATCTTGTTTGCTTCCTGTGTATTGGCAATGCAAAGCCCAATATCTTCTGCAGCCGAATTATTCCCGCTGAACGATGTTCGCCTTAACGCAAGTCCCTTTCTGGACGCACAAAATACCGATCTCCATTATTTGATGGCACTTGAGCCGGATAAATTGCTCGCGCCTTTTTTGCGTGAAGCAGGTTTACCACTAAAGCAGGAAAGCTACGGCAATTGGGAGTCGTCAGGCTTGGATGGACACGTGGGCGGGCATTACCTCACTGCGCTTGCGCTTATGTATGCATCAACGGGCGACGCTGAAATCTTGCGCCGTTTGAATTATTTTGTTGCAGAGCTCAAGCGTGCACAGGATAACAATGGCGATGGTTACATAGGCGGCATTCCGGGTGGAAAAGATGCCTTCAATCAAATTGCCCAAGGCAAAATGCAGGCAGATAACTTTTCGGTAAACGGAAAGTGGGTGCCTTGGTACAACCTCCACAAAACCTTTGCGGGTTTGCGTGATGCTTATAAATACGCGGGCAACCAGGACGCGAAGCACATGTTAATTCGCTTGTCCGATTGGGCATTGACGCTGACCAATCATTTATCCGATGAACAAATGCAAGCCATGATGCGCAGCGAACACGGCGGCATGAACGAAGTTTTTGCGGATGTGTATGCGATCACGGGCGACCAAAAATATCTCAAGCTTGCCGAGCGTTTTTCGCATCAGGCTATTTTAAATCCGCTCAAACAAGATCAAGACAAGTTGACCGGCTTGCATGCGAATACACAAATTCCCAAAGTGATTGGCTTTAAACGCATTGGCGATTTAACTGGCAAAAAAGATTGGCAAGAAGCTGCACAGTTTTTTTGGCAAACCGTTCACGATCACCGCACAGTCGCGATTGGTGGCAACAGCGTGAAAGAACATTTTCACGATGACAAAGATTTCTCCAGCATGATTAGCGAAGTGGAAGGGCCGGAAACCTGCAACACCTACAACATGCTCAAACTCACCGAAATGCTGTTTTTAACCGATAGTAAAGTAAGCTACGCCGACTATTACGAACGCGCCCTCTACAACCATATTTTAGGCTCGCAACGCCCGGATACAGGTGGCTTTGTTTATTTCACCCCCATGCGCCCGAACCACTATCGTGTTTATTCACAAGTGGATAAGGCTATGTGGTGTTGTGTGGGTTCAGGAATTGAAAGCCACGCAAAATACGGTGAGTTTATTTATGCGCACGATGGTGATTCCTTGTACGTAAATTTATTTATCCCTTCTACATTAAACTGGCGTGAGAAAAATGTTCAGTTAGTTCAAAACACCATTTTCCCCGACGAAGAAAGCTCTCATATCACCATTAAGAGCAATAAAAAATTCACGCTGAAAATTCGTTACCCCCAATGGGTCGGCAAAGATGAATTGAAAATCACCATCAACAAAAAACCTGTTGCGATTTCTGCACAACCGGGCGAATACGTCAGCTTGAATCGCAGCTGGCGTAAAGGTGACAAGATTGACGTAACTCTGCCGATGAAAACGCAATTGGAACAAATGCCAGATCAATCCAATTACTACGCACTATTACATGGCCCCATTGTGCTGGCTGCAAAAACAAATCCGTTCCCCAATGAAAAAGTGAGTTTCATCGCGGATGATTCGCGCATGGGCCATATAGCCCAAGGGCAGTTGTGCCCATTGGAAGCTGCCCCTTTGTTTGTCAGCGATTCAACCGATTTCATGGCCAAGATAAAACCAGTTGCGGGTAAATCTTTAACCTTTACCGCGCCCGATGTGGTCAAGGGCCCCAATTCAGCATCTTTGGAATTTGTTCCTTTCTTCCGTTTGCACGATTCCCGTTACAGCCTCTATTTGCCCTATTCAACACCGGAGAATCTAGTGAGTTTGCAAGCGGAAACAGCGCGCAAAGAAGCAGAGCGCATAGCCCTGGATGCGATTACGGTTGACCAGGTAGCGCCGGGTGAGCAGCAGCCGGAGTCTGATCATTTCTTTAAAGCTGATCGAACAGATACGGGTATCTCCAACGGCATGCGCTGGCGCAATACCAAGGCCTGGATGAGCTACGAATTGACTGACAAAAAGCTTGAGGCAAAAACCTTGCGTTTGAGCTTTTCCAAAGCGGATGCTGGCAATGAGTTTGATGTATTCATTAACGACAAGTTGATAAAAACCATCAAATTAGCAGCCGATGCTACCCAAGATATATATACCCGTGACTGCGCCATTCCCGAGAGTTTGGTACGAGCATCCAAGGGCAAACTGATTGTTAAGTTTGTGGCCCGTGAGGGCTCCAAAGCGGGCAGTATTTACGGCTTACGCCTATTGAAAAAATAG
- a CDS encoding phosphoserine transaminase produces MQPQVKPLNPNFSSGPCSKRPGYSLDQLDVSTLGRSHRSAIGKAALQRACEDTAELLGLPAGYRVGVVPGSDTGAVEMAMWSLLGQRGVDILQWESFGNGWLSDATKELKLTVNAHNGEYGLLPDLTKVNFDNDVIFTWNGTTSGVKVPNGDWIPADRKGLTICDATSAVFAMEMPWEKLDVITFSWQKVLGGEGAHGMLILSPRAVERLETYKPSWPMPKLFRMTSGGKVTEGLFKGETINTPSMLAVADYLDALDWVRAIGGVKETIARSNANLAVLEKFVAANDWISFLPQVPETRSNTSVCFVLKATEDQVKAMIKLLDKAGVAYDIGAYRDAPAGLRIWCGATVEASDLEALLPWLTWAYQEATKG; encoded by the coding sequence ATGCAACCACAGGTAAAGCCCCTAAACCCAAACTTCTCTTCTGGCCCTTGCAGCAAGCGCCCAGGCTACAGTTTGGATCAACTGGATGTTTCTACTCTTGGCCGCTCACACCGTTCCGCTATTGGTAAAGCCGCATTGCAACGCGCGTGTGAAGACACCGCTGAATTGCTCGGTTTGCCAGCCGGCTACCGTGTAGGTGTGGTGCCAGGTTCAGATACAGGCGCAGTGGAAATGGCTATGTGGTCGTTGCTCGGTCAACGCGGTGTGGACATCCTGCAATGGGAATCTTTCGGTAATGGCTGGCTGAGCGATGCCACCAAAGAATTAAAGCTGACCGTAAACGCTCACAACGGCGAATACGGTTTGTTGCCAGATTTGACCAAAGTGAATTTCGATAACGACGTTATCTTCACTTGGAACGGCACTACCTCAGGCGTAAAAGTTCCTAACGGCGACTGGATTCCAGCTGACCGTAAAGGCTTGACCATTTGCGATGCAACTTCTGCGGTATTCGCTATGGAAATGCCATGGGAAAAATTAGACGTTATCACTTTCAGCTGGCAAAAAGTGCTCGGCGGCGAAGGTGCTCATGGTATGTTGATCCTGAGCCCGCGTGCGGTTGAGCGTTTGGAAACTTACAAGCCAAGCTGGCCAATGCCAAAACTGTTCCGCATGACCAGCGGCGGTAAAGTGACTGAAGGTTTGTTTAAAGGCGAAACCATCAATACTCCATCTATGCTTGCTGTTGCCGATTATTTGGATGCCTTGGATTGGGTACGTGCAATCGGCGGCGTGAAGGAAACTATCGCGCGTTCAAATGCAAACCTCGCTGTGTTGGAAAAATTTGTTGCTGCAAATGATTGGATCAGCTTCTTGCCACAAGTGCCAGAAACTCGTTCAAACACCTCTGTGTGTTTCGTGTTGAAAGCGACTGAAGATCAAGTAAAAGCTATGATCAAGTTGTTAGATAAAGCCGGTGTAGCTTACGACATTGGTGCTTACCGAGATGCTCCAGCTGGTTTGCGTATTTGGTGTGGTGCAACTGTTGAAGCTTCTGATCTTGAAGCGCTTTTGCCTTGGTTGACATGGGCATATCAAGAAGCCACTAAAGGTTAA
- a CDS encoding glycoside hydrolase family 11 protein, protein MKNTIKKVLPRVSQVLGFVAVSAGLLGLGQAASAQTISSNSTGTNNGFYYSFWTDKPGSASLTLGSGGNYSTTWSNTGNFTAGKGWSTGGRKVVNFSGNFNGGNNGYLAVYGWTKNPLIEYYIVENYGSWTPPGGTSLGTFTSDGGTYNIYKMHRDNAPCITGNSCSFDQFWSVRTSKRSSGSVTTGNHFDAWKAKGMNMGSTWDYMIMETEGYQSSGSSNITVSEGSSSGGGSSSSASGGSKTVVVRAKGSAGGESITLKVNGTAVQTWTLSTTMTNYTATTSLSGGTLVEYTNDSGSRDVQVDYISVNGSVRQSEAQSYNTGVYQNGACGGGNGLSEWMHCNGAIGYGNI, encoded by the coding sequence ATGAAAAACACAATAAAAAAAGTGCTACCCCGAGTTAGTCAGGTTTTAGGTTTTGTTGCGGTATCAGCTGGTTTGTTAGGTCTTGGCCAAGCGGCAAGCGCTCAGACAATCAGTTCCAACTCAACCGGAACCAATAACGGTTTCTACTATTCCTTTTGGACAGATAAGCCGGGTTCGGCTTCGCTGACTTTAGGTTCTGGTGGAAACTATTCAACCACCTGGAGTAATACTGGCAACTTTACTGCCGGTAAGGGCTGGTCAACCGGTGGCCGCAAAGTGGTGAACTTCTCTGGTAACTTTAACGGTGGCAACAATGGGTATTTGGCCGTTTACGGTTGGACTAAAAACCCATTGATTGAGTATTACATCGTTGAGAACTACGGTAGTTGGACTCCACCAGGCGGTACTTCATTGGGTACATTCACGTCTGACGGCGGTACCTACAATATTTATAAAATGCACCGCGACAATGCTCCTTGTATTACCGGCAACAGCTGTAGCTTCGATCAATTCTGGAGTGTTCGTACGTCCAAGCGTTCAAGCGGTTCCGTTACTACTGGCAACCACTTTGATGCGTGGAAAGCCAAGGGTATGAACATGGGTTCTACTTGGGACTACATGATCATGGAAACCGAAGGTTACCAAAGTAGCGGTAGCTCTAACATTACTGTAAGCGAGGGCTCTAGTTCTGGCGGCGGTAGTTCAAGCTCGGCTTCTGGTGGAAGTAAAACCGTTGTTGTACGTGCGAAAGGTTCAGCGGGTGGAGAGAGCATTACGCTGAAAGTGAACGGCACTGCAGTTCAAACCTGGACGCTGTCTACAACTATGACCAACTACACCGCAACTACCAGTTTAAGTGGCGGTACTTTGGTTGAGTACACCAATGACTCTGGTAGCCGCGATGTGCAAGTGGATTACATCAGCGTTAACGGTTCTGTTCGTCAATCTGAAGCTCAAAGCTACAACACCGGCGTTTACCAAAACGGCGCTTGTGGCGGCGGCAATGGTTTGAGCGAGTGGATGCACTGTAACGGCGCTATTGGTTACGGCAACATCTAG